One Leptolyngbya ohadii IS1 genomic window carries:
- a CDS encoding sigma-70 family RNA polymerase sigma factor, with amino-acid sequence MSQSTAEPPTDLELLNAVKRGQVECLGILYDRYARLVYGLAFRILENAEEAEDVTQDVFLTLWRQDAYNPSRGSLSSFLTTMTRSRSIDKLRARGTKQRFLQRWQSLVRTESAPASPLETVSVQERSERVREALSQLPDTERQVLEIAYYEGLSQSEISERLQVPLGTVKSRSRQGLLKLRRTLQDYL; translated from the coding sequence GTGTCTCAATCCACCGCTGAACCACCGACCGATCTAGAACTGCTGAATGCCGTTAAACGCGGGCAGGTCGAATGTTTGGGGATTTTATACGATCGCTATGCTCGGCTGGTCTACGGACTGGCATTTAGAATTCTGGAGAATGCTGAGGAAGCGGAGGATGTGACGCAGGATGTATTTTTGACGCTGTGGCGGCAGGATGCCTACAATCCCAGTCGCGGTTCACTGAGCAGCTTTCTCACGACCATGACCCGATCGCGATCGATCGATAAACTGCGGGCACGGGGAACAAAGCAGCGGTTTTTGCAGCGATGGCAGTCCCTAGTCCGCACGGAATCGGCTCCGGCATCTCCTCTGGAAACGGTATCGGTGCAGGAACGATCGGAACGGGTGCGTGAGGCGTTGTCCCAGTTGCCGGACACCGAGCGACAGGTTTTAGAAATTGCCTATTATGAAGGATTAAGCCAGTCAGAAATTTCTGAACGGTTGCAGGTACCCCTGGGAACGGTGAAAAGCCGATCGCGACAGGGCTTGCTAAAACTGCGCCGAACTTTACAGGATTATCTGTAG
- a CDS encoding ferritin-like domain-containing protein, with amino-acid sequence MQENTSRSFDRHFRSLSRRSVLVGGTIAGFVGALGLATVGSRPGQAMPGESMMPGMMSDAAHDAEILNGALYYEHQAIWGYTAAAGKLSNTATGQAVLALAKRNQADHIAHRDTLINVIRDLGGTPVMAEQSYDLSSYIERREGNLDSDVNIAKLALALETDAAIAYVTQSARLKNLDLISAGASIGATESSHATAIRAAFASLGMDIEIVPSSFVNADNRSEWILTV; translated from the coding sequence ATGCAAGAAAATACATCCCGTTCATTCGATCGCCATTTTCGCTCCCTGTCTCGTCGAAGTGTGCTGGTGGGCGGAACGATCGCGGGCTTTGTGGGGGCATTGGGTTTGGCAACGGTGGGTTCCCGTCCGGGTCAAGCCATGCCGGGAGAATCGATGATGCCAGGAATGATGAGCGATGCGGCTCACGACGCTGAAATCCTGAATGGTGCGCTCTACTATGAGCATCAGGCAATCTGGGGCTATACTGCGGCTGCCGGAAAACTCAGCAATACTGCAACAGGTCAGGCTGTTCTGGCACTGGCAAAACGCAACCAGGCAGACCACATTGCCCACCGCGATACCCTGATCAACGTTATTCGCGATCTGGGCGGTACTCCGGTGATGGCAGAGCAAAGCTACGATTTGTCTTCCTATATCGAGCGCAGAGAAGGCAATCTGGACTCGGATGTGAACATTGCTAAACTGGCACTTGCCCTGGAAACTGATGCAGCGATCGCCTATGTGACCCAGAGTGCGAGACTCAAAAATCTTGATTTGATTTCAGCTGGAGCCAGCATTGGTGCGACGGAATCCTCCCACGCGACTGCGATCCGGGCGGCTTTTGCTTCCCTGGGGATGGACATTGAAATTGTGCCTTCCTCGTTCGTGAATGCGGATAATCGCAGCGAGTGGATTTTGACCGTCTAA
- a CDS encoding molybdenum cofactor guanylyltransferase — protein MAVSKGSITNPLPESSHSAMNAVSQLSAIVLAGGQSSRMGTDKALVEIAGQPMLARVCEVAFSCTPWVYVVSAWNHRYRPILDDRVTFVQEVSLLKDMHPHGPLVGFAQGLQQVKTEWVLLLACDMPQLETETLYRWIQELPRLSSDTVAAMARNRKGWWEPMCGFYRRDCKESLEAFIQSGGRSFQRWLDSQKVQELSIDDPAMLFNCNTPADVEKAESRKGTGKE, from the coding sequence ATGGCAGTTAGCAAAGGTTCGATAACCAATCCCTTGCCAGAGTCCAGTCATTCAGCGATGAATGCAGTGTCGCAGCTTAGCGCGATCGTCCTGGCAGGTGGACAGAGTTCCCGGATGGGTACGGATAAGGCACTGGTTGAAATTGCAGGACAGCCGATGCTGGCGCGGGTCTGCGAAGTTGCCTTTAGCTGCACGCCGTGGGTGTACGTGGTGTCAGCTTGGAATCATCGGTATCGACCGATTCTGGACGATCGGGTGACGTTTGTGCAGGAGGTATCGCTACTCAAAGACATGCATCCTCACGGTCCGCTAGTTGGCTTTGCCCAGGGACTTCAGCAGGTTAAAACGGAGTGGGTGCTGCTACTCGCCTGCGATATGCCTCAGCTTGAAACGGAGACGCTGTACCGCTGGATACAGGAATTACCTCGCCTCAGTTCAGATACGGTTGCGGCAATGGCACGGAATCGCAAAGGTTGGTGGGAGCCGATGTGTGGGTTTTATCGCCGGGACTGCAAGGAGAGTTTAGAGGCATTTATTCAGTCGGGGGGGCGATCGTTTCAGCGATGGCTGGATTCCCAGAAGGTACAGGAATTATCGATAGACGATCCAGCAATGCTGTTCAACTGCAATACGCCAGCCGACGTCGAAAAGGCTGAAAGTAGAAAAGGGACAGGCAAGGAATAA
- the def gene encoding peptide deformylase yields the protein MAEVLQISQLGNPVLRQIAQPVDNLHSSEMQRLIDRLMATLVQSNGVGIAAPQVAASVQLLIVASRPNPRYPNAPQMEPTVMVNPRLISHDEAQVKDWEGCLSIPGIRGLVPRYKEIEVEYFDRDGNPHRRVLTDFVARIFQHEADHLVGKVFLDRLESTHDIITDQEYLTRVLNQP from the coding sequence ATGGCTGAAGTCCTACAAATCTCCCAACTGGGAAATCCTGTTCTCCGCCAAATTGCACAGCCCGTCGATAATCTGCACAGTTCCGAGATGCAGAGGTTGATCGATCGCCTGATGGCAACGCTGGTTCAGTCCAACGGCGTCGGCATTGCTGCCCCCCAGGTTGCTGCCTCTGTTCAACTCCTTATCGTGGCTTCTCGCCCCAACCCGCGTTATCCCAACGCGCCCCAGATGGAGCCGACAGTCATGGTCAACCCGCGTCTGATCAGCCATGATGAAGCACAGGTTAAAGATTGGGAGGGTTGCCTCAGCATTCCAGGAATCCGCGGACTTGTCCCCCGCTACAAAGAAATCGAAGTCGAGTATTTCGATCGCGACGGCAACCCCCACCGCCGGGTTTTAACCGATTTTGTCGCCCGCATCTTTCAGCACGAAGCCGATCACCTCGTGGGCAAAGTCTTCCTCGACCGCCTTGAATCCACTCATGACATCATTACCGATCAGGAATACCTCACCCGCGTTCTTAATCAGCCCTGA
- a CDS encoding sulfite exporter TauE/SafE family protein, with translation MMANVWVQLLVVGLVAGLAGGLFGIGGGAIMVPAMVLLLGLDQKFATGTSLAAQVLPIGLLGAVVYYKNGNLNIKYALIIAIGLLIGNLFGAIFANQPFVSSELMKKLYGIFLFAVGLRYLLVQ, from the coding sequence ATGATGGCGAATGTTTGGGTTCAACTTTTGGTTGTGGGTTTAGTGGCAGGTTTAGCAGGTGGGTTATTCGGTATTGGGGGTGGTGCAATTATGGTTCCAGCAATGGTGCTGCTGCTGGGGCTAGACCAAAAATTTGCGACAGGCACGTCACTTGCTGCCCAAGTTCTTCCGATCGGCTTGTTGGGCGCGGTGGTGTATTACAAAAACGGCAATTTGAACATCAAGTATGCGCTGATAATTGCGATCGGTTTATTGATTGGTAATCTATTTGGCGCGATATTCGCGAATCAGCCTTTTGTCAGCAGTGAGCTGATGAAGAAGCTCTACGGCATTTTTTTGTTTGCGGTTGGGCTGCGGTATTTGCTGGTGCAGTAG
- the pgmB gene encoding beta-phosphoglucomutase produces MNSLTGVNSPHQPAPEALDSSNAALQEIALRGTIFDLDGVLTDTAEYHYRGWQRLADEEGLPFDRQANEALRGISRRESLLKIVGSSPVGSPSHRSYSESQLEEMMARKNRYYQELIQSMTPADILPGVLPLLDELHQTGIKVAIASSSKNARTVIEKLGIAQRIETITDGYSVDRPKPAPDLFLHAANQLKLPPSECVVFEDATAGVAAGLAAGMRTVGLGPAARVGDAHLVLPNLDGVSWSEIQHRLCTS; encoded by the coding sequence ATGAATTCTTTAACAGGCGTAAATTCCCCCCATCAACCTGCCCCTGAAGCTTTGGACTCATCCAATGCCGCACTCCAGGAAATCGCACTTCGAGGCACCATTTTCGATCTGGATGGGGTTCTAACCGATACAGCAGAATACCATTATCGCGGCTGGCAGAGGCTCGCAGATGAGGAGGGTTTACCGTTCGATCGGCAGGCAAATGAGGCGCTACGCGGAATTTCTCGACGAGAATCACTGTTGAAAATTGTCGGCAGTTCTCCTGTGGGAAGTCCCTCACACCGCTCCTACAGCGAATCGCAGCTTGAAGAGATGATGGCTCGCAAAAATCGCTATTATCAAGAACTTATTCAGTCAATGACCCCTGCCGATATCCTACCCGGTGTGCTACCTCTACTCGATGAACTGCACCAAACAGGAATTAAGGTCGCGATCGCCTCTTCGAGCAAGAATGCGCGAACGGTAATTGAAAAACTGGGCATTGCCCAGCGGATTGAGACCATTACAGATGGCTACAGTGTCGATCGTCCTAAACCAGCCCCAGATTTATTTCTTCATGCTGCCAATCAGCTCAAGCTCCCTCCTTCCGAATGTGTGGTTTTTGAAGACGCGACTGCGGGCGTTGCAGCAGGTTTAGCCGCAGGAATGCGGACAGTCGGATTAGGTCCAGCAGCACGAGTTGGAGATGCCCATCTTGTGTTACCCAACCTGGACGGTGTGAGTTGGTCAGAAATTCAGCACCGCCTCTGCACGTCATAG
- a CDS encoding PAS domain S-box protein, producing the protein MLLDLKPAIVSNLLIVTPDTRAIDAIVQMGNVPASEATSKGKGRSGCAFVVEEERLVGILTEQDVVRLVARQQPLDRLSVRQVMGFPAVTLYESTCPDWVSIVHLFQQHQIHDLPILDDQDRLVGVITAESLWQAVPPQQNNSFLPDSFFLDSFLPDSFLPDFSGDSRQDSHREQDFPIELCCFLEAIDDVVLVLDWKGTLIKPISTNPKNFYRPAEEWLGQSLRDVFPAEQAEIFLACIRQALTVGQPQDCEYRLPIGTVEQWFAAKCVPITSETVLWIARDITDRKRAEAEAQQTEAQLRTLSDRLYLAVQAAKIGIWDWDVVNDQLLWDDRMYELYGVSSSETPETYEIWKARVHPEDAFASDRLIQQALTGEKAYKTGFRLLLPDGTIRYIESYGLVQRGSDGRPLRMIGLDLDISERKVADVALHNLMESTAAVTGKDFFSTLAQQLMLALKVQHVLITKLVDDRLESLAYWKDHQPQPEISFALIDVPACARSIEQGQFYCPDGFQQEFGDYPVIRALGVEGYLGVALVDRNGQKLGNLCIMDSKPLQDIQWAEVFLRIFATRAVAELERQQATEALKLLNQELELRVEQRTADLSQSEEKFRQLAENIQSVFWIANVPFSEIIYASPAYETVWGRSCESLYTSPRNFIDAIHPEDRARVTAALERQTDGFFEEEYRIFRPDGTVCWVRDRGFPIYSTEGKIYRIAGIAEDITAQKQAEETLNRQLAAIEAAIDGIAILNTAGEFTYLNQSYVGLYGYRSAEELLGQTWRAVCHPSEMRRFEEEVFPVLRKKRAWRGEAIAVRQDGSPFTTEISLTLSDRGELICICRDISDRKSAEAKRKQAELALRQSEAEFRTIFDYSPIAISLLRLENQQIIKTNAAHYQLFGYSEAELATMALADLTYAEDMERDLEQIARMQRGEISGFHLEKRFIRKDGQEILVNMTSALIRDRDGTPLYSLGMFEDITERKQSEMLLKEQQEFLRRLIDTLPNLIFVKDWDGRFTLVNQATADIYQSTIADLIGKRDADFNSNSVEVEQFLAVDREVMLTLTPTILEETVTSPSGKQRYFQTIKTPIVSLNGRSREILGISTDITHRRQVEEQLRHSNQQLASMNAELARATRLKDEFLANMSHELRTPLTAILGMTEMLRNEVYGELNSKQHQYLEVTYQSGKHLLSLINDILDLAKIESGKLDLMISPVAVQNLCHASLSFIEQTACDKNIELMMQVVDDIEEIYVDEIRMRQAIINLLGNAVKFTPDGGQIALMVRRDRVQQTIQFSVMDTGIGIAPENMPKLFQSFVQIDSSLSRLYGGTGLGLALVKKIVELHQGSVAVESALGQGSCFTISLPDDPTFYPLQAQSILSKRSPEQAYIPAIRRSIDPLVLLAEDHEANIETFSSYLISHGYRLLVAVDGQQAVSLAKQHQPDIILMDVQMPQLDGLTAIQQIRQLPALANTPIIALTALAMSGDRERCLAAGANEYLTKPVKLKRLLEVMKQFCEQ; encoded by the coding sequence ATGCTCCTGGACTTAAAACCTGCCATCGTTTCCAACCTTCTGATTGTGACGCCCGATACACGGGCAATTGATGCGATCGTCCAAATGGGAAACGTCCCTGCTTCTGAGGCAACTTCTAAGGGGAAAGGACGGTCAGGCTGTGCGTTTGTGGTGGAAGAGGAACGATTGGTTGGCATTTTGACGGAGCAGGATGTTGTGCGTCTGGTTGCTCGGCAGCAGCCTCTCGATCGTCTGAGCGTGCGGCAGGTCATGGGCTTTCCGGCTGTAACCCTGTACGAATCGACCTGTCCTGACTGGGTTTCGATCGTCCACCTGTTCCAGCAGCATCAAATTCACGATTTGCCCATTCTGGATGACCAGGATCGTCTGGTGGGAGTGATCACCGCTGAAAGTTTGTGGCAGGCAGTTCCGCCTCAGCAAAATAATTCCTTCCTTCCTGATTCCTTCTTTCTCGATTCCTTCCTCCCCGACTCCTTCCTTCCTGATTTTTCTGGCGATTCCCGGCAGGATTCTCACAGGGAGCAGGATTTCCCGATAGAGCTGTGCTGCTTCCTGGAGGCGATCGATGATGTGGTTCTTGTCCTTGACTGGAAGGGCACCCTGATCAAGCCGATTTCAACCAACCCTAAAAATTTCTACCGTCCCGCCGAGGAATGGCTGGGTCAATCGCTGCGAGATGTTTTTCCGGCAGAGCAGGCAGAAATCTTCCTGGCTTGCATTCGTCAGGCTCTAACGGTGGGGCAACCCCAAGACTGTGAATATCGTCTGCCCATTGGAACAGTAGAACAATGGTTTGCTGCAAAATGTGTGCCGATTACCTCAGAAACCGTGCTGTGGATTGCCAGAGATATCACCGATCGCAAACGTGCCGAAGCCGAAGCCCAACAGACAGAAGCCCAGCTGCGAACCCTATCCGATCGGCTCTATCTGGCAGTCCAGGCTGCAAAAATCGGCATCTGGGATTGGGACGTGGTTAACGATCAGCTCCTGTGGGACGATCGCATGTACGAACTTTATGGGGTGTCGTCGTCTGAAACTCCGGAGACCTACGAAATCTGGAAAGCGAGAGTTCACCCCGAAGATGCCTTTGCCAGCGATCGCTTAATCCAGCAAGCCCTGACGGGAGAAAAGGCGTACAAAACTGGGTTTCGGTTGCTTCTACCGGATGGCACGATTCGCTACATCGAATCCTATGGGCTGGTTCAGCGCGGCTCTGATGGGCGCCCTCTGCGGATGATCGGGCTGGATCTGGATATTAGCGAGCGTAAAGTAGCTGATGTTGCCCTGCACAACCTGATGGAAAGTACGGCTGCGGTGACGGGCAAAGATTTCTTCTCGACGCTGGCACAGCAGCTCATGCTGGCATTAAAGGTGCAGCACGTCCTGATTACGAAACTGGTGGACGATCGGCTGGAATCCCTGGCGTACTGGAAAGATCACCAGCCCCAGCCTGAAATTTCCTTTGCGTTAATCGATGTACCCGCCTGCGCTCGATCGATCGAGCAGGGACAGTTCTACTGCCCGGATGGCTTTCAGCAAGAATTTGGAGACTATCCTGTGATTCGGGCACTGGGGGTAGAAGGCTATTTAGGGGTGGCGCTGGTTGACAGAAACGGGCAAAAGCTGGGCAATCTTTGCATTATGGACAGCAAGCCCCTACAGGACATTCAGTGGGCAGAAGTCTTTTTACGCATCTTCGCAACGCGGGCAGTCGCAGAGCTGGAAAGGCAGCAAGCCACAGAAGCCCTGAAGCTGCTGAACCAGGAACTTGAACTGCGGGTCGAACAGCGCACGGCGGATCTGAGCCAGAGTGAAGAGAAATTTCGCCAGCTTGCGGAAAACATTCAAAGCGTTTTCTGGATTGCGAATGTGCCGTTTAGCGAAATTATTTACGCTAGCCCCGCCTACGAAACGGTTTGGGGACGTTCCTGTGAGTCGCTCTACACTTCACCGCGCAATTTTATTGATGCGATTCATCCTGAAGACCGGGCGAGGGTAACAGCAGCGCTTGAACGGCAGACCGACGGCTTTTTTGAGGAGGAGTATCGCATTTTCCGACCCGACGGCACAGTGTGCTGGGTGCGCGATCGCGGTTTTCCCATCTACAGTACAGAGGGCAAGATCTACCGAATTGCCGGAATTGCTGAGGACATTACTGCTCAAAAACAGGCGGAGGAAACCCTAAATCGGCAGCTCGCGGCGATCGAAGCGGCAATCGACGGAATTGCAATTCTCAATACAGCTGGGGAGTTTACCTACCTAAATCAGTCCTATGTGGGTCTCTATGGCTATCGTTCTGCTGAGGAGCTGTTGGGTCAAACCTGGCGGGCAGTCTGCCATCCCAGCGAGATGAGGCGCTTTGAGGAGGAGGTATTTCCCGTTCTTAGAAAAAAGCGGGCATGGAGGGGGGAAGCGATCGCGGTTCGGCAGGACGGTAGCCCGTTTACCACCGAAATTTCTCTCACCTTGAGCGATCGGGGAGAACTGATCTGCATCTGTCGAGATATTAGCGATCGCAAAAGTGCTGAGGCGAAGCGCAAACAGGCTGAACTGGCACTGCGCCAGAGCGAAGCAGAGTTTCGCACAATCTTTGACTATTCGCCGATCGCGATTAGCTTGCTGAGATTAGAAAATCAGCAAATCATTAAAACAAATGCAGCCCATTATCAGCTATTTGGTTACAGTGAAGCTGAGCTGGCAACGATGGCGCTAGCAGACCTGACCTACGCCGAAGATATGGAGCGCGACCTCGAGCAGATTGCGCGAATGCAACGGGGGGAGATTTCAGGGTTCCATCTGGAAAAGCGATTTATCCGCAAGGATGGACAGGAGATTCTGGTTAATATGACCTCTGCTCTGATCCGCGATCGCGACGGCACACCTCTGTACAGTTTGGGGATGTTTGAGGACATCACTGAACGCAAGCAATCGGAAATGCTTCTGAAAGAGCAGCAGGAGTTTCTCCGTCGCCTGATTGATACTCTGCCGAACCTGATTTTTGTGAAGGATTGGGATGGGCGATTTACCCTGGTCAACCAGGCAACTGCCGATATTTATCAGTCCACCATTGCCGATCTGATTGGCAAGCGAGACGCAGATTTTAATTCCAACTCGGTGGAGGTTGAGCAATTTCTAGCCGTCGATCGGGAAGTCATGCTCACCCTGACGCCTACCATTCTGGAGGAAACCGTTACCTCTCCCAGCGGCAAGCAGCGCTATTTTCAGACCATCAAGACCCCCATCGTTTCGCTCAATGGACGATCGCGAGAGATCCTGGGAATTTCTACGGATATCACCCACCGCAGACAGGTTGAGGAGCAGTTGCGGCATAGTAATCAGCAGCTTGCCAGCATGAACGCCGAGCTTGCCCGCGCCACCCGCCTCAAGGATGAATTTCTTGCCAACATGAGCCACGAGCTGCGTACCCCCCTGACTGCCATCCTGGGCATGACGGAAATGCTGCGGAATGAGGTGTACGGTGAACTCAATTCAAAACAGCACCAATATCTGGAGGTTACTTATCAGAGCGGAAAACATCTGCTTTCCCTGATTAATGACATTCTGGATCTGGCAAAAATTGAATCGGGTAAGCTGGATTTAATGATTTCGCCTGTGGCTGTGCAGAATTTGTGTCATGCCAGCTTGAGCTTTATCGAACAAACGGCTTGCGATAAAAATATTGAGCTAATGATGCAAGTTGTTGATGATATTGAGGAAATCTACGTTGATGAAATTAGGATGCGTCAGGCAATTATCAATTTATTAGGCAATGCAGTTAAGTTTACGCCAGACGGAGGACAGATTGCGCTAATGGTCAGGCGCGATCGCGTTCAACAAACCATTCAGTTTAGCGTCATGGATACGGGCATCGGAATTGCGCCCGAAAATATGCCTAAGCTGTTCCAGTCCTTTGTACAAATTGACAGTAGCCTGAGCCGTCTGTATGGCGGTACGGGACTGGGGTTGGCGCTGGTCAAGAAAATCGTGGAACTGCATCAGGGCAGCGTGGCGGTGGAGAGTGCTTTAGGGCAGGGAAGCTGCTTTACCATTAGCCTGCCAGATGATCCAACCTTTTATCCTTTGCAGGCGCAGTCTATTTTGTCTAAGCGATCGCCCGAACAAGCCTATATTCCCGCAATACGCCGATCGATCGATCCGCTAGTGCTGCTGGCGGAAGACCATGAAGCCAATATTGAAACGTTTTCAAGCTACCTTATCAGTCATGGCTACCGTTTGCTGGTTGCAGTAGATGGGCAGCAGGCAGTTTCCCTGGCAAAACAGCACCAGCCCGATATTATCCTGATGGATGTGCAGATGCCGCAGCTGGACGGACTGACCGCAATTCAGCAAATCCGGCAACTCCCCGCTTTAGCCAATACCCCAATTATTGCCTTAACCGCTCTGGCAATGTCAGGCGATCGAGAACGCTGTCTTGCCGCAGGTGCCAATGAGTATTTAACAAAACCCGTCAAGCTAAAGCGCCTGCTAGAAGTGATGAAACAGTTTTGTGAGCAGTAG
- a CDS encoding amidase, which produces MELHQLSASELAQKIRDREIRAIDAVNACLQQIKRWDSQIRAFITLCEDSARQAALEADRLLEAGHLLGALHGVPIAIKDLTATAGIRTTYGSSIYQDHVPTKDELAVARLKAAGAIILGKTNTPEFGMGAQTSNAILPHTATPYALDRSSGGSSGGSAAAVASGMAYLAQGTDMGGSVRTPASFCSIVGLRPAIGRIPRPGKPLLWETLSTDGVLARSVEDAALMLSVMSGEDQRDPIALTTPWQMPLFTPDVCNRLRGQMRVGYSADLGIAIIDNEVKTVFEAAIAQMSSLCRRLQSAHPDCTQAPFAFETLRAATIAHLHQHHYDRHREQLSETVRWNIEHGFNLTAAALLQAETARSRLYRQFMLFFQQYDVLAIPTACVPPFPHSQPEVLEVNGIPLPHIIDYLKITYTITLTGLPALSIPCGWTASGLPIGLQLVGKPQGETELLQFAYLLQEQLDFRHRWASL; this is translated from the coding sequence ATGGAACTGCATCAGCTTTCTGCCAGTGAATTAGCGCAAAAGATACGCGATCGGGAAATTAGGGCGATCGACGCGGTAAATGCCTGTCTACAGCAAATTAAACGCTGGGATTCCCAGATTCGAGCCTTTATAACCCTGTGCGAAGACTCGGCACGGCAAGCTGCCCTGGAAGCCGATCGTCTGCTGGAAGCAGGACATCTTCTGGGGGCGTTACACGGTGTCCCGATCGCCATCAAAGACCTGACCGCAACTGCGGGAATTCGCACAACCTACGGTTCTTCTATTTATCAGGATCACGTCCCTACAAAGGATGAGCTGGCTGTAGCGCGGCTGAAAGCGGCAGGGGCAATTATTCTGGGCAAAACCAATACGCCAGAGTTTGGGATGGGGGCACAGACCAGCAACGCCATTCTGCCCCATACGGCAACTCCCTACGCCCTCGATCGCAGTTCTGGAGGTTCGAGCGGGGGTTCAGCGGCAGCAGTGGCATCCGGGATGGCATACCTGGCACAGGGAACTGATATGGGCGGGTCAGTGCGTACTCCGGCAAGTTTTTGCAGCATTGTGGGGCTGCGTCCGGCGATCGGTCGAATCCCGCGTCCTGGAAAACCGCTGCTGTGGGAAACCCTGTCTACGGATGGAGTGCTGGCGCGATCGGTGGAAGATGCCGCACTGATGCTGTCGGTAATGTCGGGGGAAGATCAGCGCGATCCGATCGCCCTTACGACTCCCTGGCAAATGCCTTTATTTACACCCGATGTATGTAATCGGCTGCGGGGGCAAATGCGCGTGGGATACAGCGCTGACCTGGGCATTGCCATCATCGATAATGAAGTCAAGACGGTGTTTGAAGCGGCGATCGCTCAAATGTCATCCCTTTGTCGTCGATTACAGTCCGCCCATCCCGACTGCACACAAGCTCCCTTTGCCTTTGAGACCCTTCGCGCCGCCACGATCGCCCATCTACACCAGCACCACTACGATCGCCATCGAGAGCAGCTTTCAGAAACCGTGCGGTGGAACATTGAGCACGGATTTAACCTGACGGCTGCGGCACTCCTTCAAGCGGAAACGGCTCGCAGTCGGCTTTATCGTCAATTCATGCTGTTCTTCCAGCAGTACGATGTTCTGGCAATTCCCACTGCCTGCGTTCCTCCCTTTCCCCACAGTCAGCCAGAGGTGTTGGAGGTCAACGGCATTCCCCTGCCCCATATCATCGACTACCTCAAAATTACCTACACTATTACCCTGACGGGACTCCCCGCCCTCTCCATTCCCTGTGGCTGGACGGCATCCGGGCTTCCGATCGGACTTCAGCTCGTGGGTAAACCGCAGGGCGAAACCGAATTGCTTCAATTTGCCTATCTGCTGCAAGAACAGCTAGATTTTCGTCACCGCTGGGCATCTCTTTAG
- a CDS encoding maleate cis-trans isomerase family protein — MVQPIRLGMLTPSSNTALEPIVCEMVGGLPEVSAHFSRFRVTEIALSDKALGQFNDEPILEAALLLADAKVDVIAWNGTSAGWLGFEADRHLCDRIQAATGIPATTSVLALNEIFQRRGIRQFGLVTPYRGNVQEKIIWNYRQAGFDCVAEQHLDRQVNFSFAEVTPAEIQSMVRTVATAKPEAITTFCTNLKAAGVVDTLEQEIQIPIYDTVTVAVWKSLTIAGVDPARVQGWGSLFQDDSLVMTEMQSV; from the coding sequence ATGGTTCAACCCATTCGGCTGGGAATGCTGACGCCCTCTTCTAATACTGCTCTGGAACCGATCGTCTGTGAGATGGTTGGCGGACTGCCGGAGGTTTCGGCTCACTTCAGTCGGTTTCGAGTCACTGAGATTGCCTTGAGCGACAAAGCCTTAGGTCAGTTCAACGATGAACCCATTTTAGAAGCTGCTCTGTTACTGGCGGATGCAAAAGTTGATGTGATTGCCTGGAACGGCACTTCCGCAGGCTGGCTAGGATTTGAAGCGGATCGGCATCTGTGCGATCGCATTCAGGCGGCAACGGGCATTCCGGCAACGACATCTGTTCTGGCACTCAACGAAATTTTTCAGCGGCGGGGCATACGGCAGTTTGGTTTAGTCACTCCCTATCGGGGCAATGTGCAGGAAAAGATCATCTGGAATTATCGGCAGGCAGGTTTCGACTGTGTTGCCGAACAGCACCTCGATCGCCAGGTCAATTTCTCTTTTGCAGAGGTGACGCCCGCAGAAATTCAGTCGATGGTCAGAACTGTGGCAACCGCAAAGCCAGAAGCAATTACGACCTTTTGTACCAATCTTAAGGCAGCTGGTGTAGTGGATACCCTGGAGCAGGAAATTCAGATTCCGATTTACGATACGGTGACTGTTGCTGTCTGGAAATCGCTGACGATCGCTGGAGTTGATCCGGCACGAGTTCAGGGATGGGGCAGCTTATTTCAGGATGATTCCTTAGTAATGACAGAAATGCAGTCAGTATAA